Proteins from a genomic interval of Gadus macrocephalus chromosome 2, ASM3116895v1:
- the stk17al gene encoding LOW QUALITY PROTEIN: serine/threonine kinase 17a like (The sequence of the model RefSeq protein was modified relative to this genomic sequence to represent the inferred CDS: inserted 1 base in 1 codon), translating into MPDSPMMSKNGMVTKIHTRIRTDPFTANYDLVXKELGRGKFAVVKKCVEKATGKEHAAKFLRKRRKGQDCRADVLNEIAVLESARANPYVVALHEVYETPTEIILVLECAAGGEIFHQCVADNDEAFTEKDVVRLARQILTGVACLHRSNVVHLDLKPQNILLTSAQPLGDIRIVDFGLSRCVDNVSEIREILGTPEYVAPEILNYEPISTATDMWSIGVLTYVMLTGESPFVGDNKQETFLNISQVSVDYSQDVFDGVSVPAVDFIRSLLVKNPRKRPTAEECLNHPWLLLLPSPHSPAPHSHVLHRHASTTTTTTTTTTSGSSTTTSTNSGSRHDFLDEPETSQSESEPESPACPESPEGLGPFLPCRPGQGDLKAGRNAFPFPSCDTPFSTRPDLQHELIC; encoded by the exons ATGCCTGATTCACCGATGATGAGCAAGAACGGGATGGTGACCAAAATCCATACGAGAATAAGAACCGATCCCTTCACAGCCAATTATGATTTAG GCAAAGAACTGGGCAG GGGAAAGTTTGCGGTGGTGAAGAAGTGCGTGGAGAAGGCGACCGGGAAGGAGCACGCGGCCAAGTTCCTGCGGAAGCGGCGCAAGGGTCAGGACTGCCGCGCCGACGTCCTGAACGAGATCGCCGTGCTGGAGTCGGCCCGGGCCAACCCCTACGTGGTGGCCCTGCACGAGGTCTACGAAACCCCCACGGAGATCATCCTGGTGCTAGAGTG tgCGGCTGGGGGGGAGATCTTCCACCAGTGCGTGGCCGACAACGACGAGGCCTTCACGGAGAAGGATGTGGTCCGACTCGCCAGGCAGATCCTGACGGGCGTGGCCTGTCTCCACCGGAGCAACGTGGTCCACCTGGATCTCAAA cctcaGAACATCCTGCTGACCAGCGCGCAGCCCCTGGGAGACATCCGCATCGTGGACTTCGGGTTGTCCCGGTGCGTGGACAACGTGTCAGAGATCCGGGAGATTCTGGGAACCCCCGAATATGTCG CTCCCGAGATCCTCAACTATGAGCCAATCAGCACTGCGACAGACATGTG GAGCATCGGCGTGCTGACCTACGTCATGCTGACGGGCGAGTCCCCGTTCGTGGGAGACAACAAGCAGGAGACCTTCCTCAACATCTCCCAGGTCAGCGTGGACTACTCCCAGGACGTGTTCGACGGCGTCTCCGTGCCCGCCGTCGACTTCATCCGGTCCCTGCTGGTGAAGAACCCACG GAAGCGGCCCACCGCCGAGGAATGCCTCAACCACCCCTGGCTGCTGCTCCTGCCCTCGCCgcacagccccgccccccactcccacgtcctccaccgccatgcgagcaccaccaccaccaccaccaccaccaccaccagcggcagcagcaccaccaccagcaccaacagcGGCAGCCGGCACGACTTCCTGGACGAGCCCGAGACCAGCCAGTCCGAGTCGGAACCCGAGAGCCCCGCTTGTCCCGAGTCGCCCGAGGGCCTCGGCCCCTTCCTCCCCTGCCGCCCCGGCCAGGGCGACCTCAAGGCGGGGCGCAacgccttccccttcccctcctgcGACACGCCCTTCTCCACGCGGCCGGACCTCCAGCACGAGCTCATCtgctga